TCTTACTGTCTCAGTTCCTACTAAACTTGCACCTTCTGGAAGCTTTAACCACAATTGCTTCCTTGTAACCTCTCCACGCATAAGCTTTGAAGCTTCCATTACTGCATCTACGAGCGGAATATATCCTGTACATCTACAAACATTTCTACTTTTTTGAAACCAGGCTCTTACTTCTTCTCTTGTAGGATTATTATTTTGATCTAAAAGTGCCTTTGCACTTACAATAAAACCGGGAGTACAAAATCCGCATTGTGCCGCACCATGTATCATCCATGCAAATTGAATATCATGCAAATCATCCTGTGATCCTATTCCTTCAATTGTTGTTATTTCAGCTTCATCTGGTACTCTTTTCATTCTAACTATACATGATCTTACAACTTTACCGTCCAATATTACATTACATGCGCCACATTCACCTTTTCCACAACCTACTTTGGTTCCTGTAAGAAATAACTGTTTTCTTAAAACATCAGCGAGTGAAATTTCTGGACTAACAATGACTGTTCTTTTAAGACCATTAATATTCAGTATTTTTTTTAACATTTTAACTCCCCTTTTCTTTTTTTATTTTAAAAGGTACAGCCTTCATTTATAAAGGCTCAGCCCCTTTATTAACATTTACCAAAACTGCAAGTTGGAAAATCACACACTTCACAATTAACACATAACCCACCATGACCTAGCTTTGTAATATCTCCCCTTTTTATCTTTTCACCAGCTAAAATCTTAGGAAGTATAAGATCAAATACAGTTCGTTTGTTGTACATAACACATCCTGGAAGTCCAAGAACAGGTATATCACCCATGTATGCCATTAAAAACATTGCTCCCGGAAGTACAGGTGCTCCATAAGATATAACCTTTGCTCCAGCTTTCCTTATTCCTGCCGGCGTAACATCATCAGGATCTACTGACATACCTCCAGTAACAACAACCATGTCAACACCTAGTGTAAGTAATTCATTTATAGCATCTGCAATCATACTCTCACTATCTGTTACAATGATTTGTTTGATAACTTGACTTCCAATTTCATTAATTTTATTTTTAATGACAGGTCCAAATTTATCTGATATTCTACCACTATAAACTTCACTACCGGTGGTCACAATACCCACCTTCATATTTTTTAATGGCACTACCCAAATGATGGGTCCTTCTTCTTTACAAATACTCTCGATTTGTTTTATTTTAGAATCTTCAATAAAAAGAGGTATTATTCTTGTACCTGCAATCACACTCCCTTCATCTACCACAATATCAGTATGTAAAGTTGCAACCATTGCCTCATCTATCATATTAATTTTTTCTAAAGCTTTTATATTTATTTTCAGTAATCCTTTACATTTAGCTATCAATTTTACTTTACCTTCTGAAGGCTTAGTGAAAACTATTCCATTCCCAGCTGCCGCTCTTGCCATTCTTTCTCCAGCTTCATTTTCATGAATCATGCCTTCCTGAATTTCCCATACATAAATGTTTTTTTTCCCAATATCCAACATTTTGGGTATATCTTCTTCCGATATTACATGTCCTTTTTTGAATGCAACACCATCAAACTCTCCCGGGACAATTTTTGTTAAATCATGACATAATACCATTCCTAATGCTTCTTCAACCGGAACAATTTTCATTTAAATCCCTCCCTCAGCTCTAACACTTTTATTAATATCTCTTAGCTTAAATTTTAAGCATAAAAATGTAAAATTGCAAGGTTATTTTAAATTTTTATTAATATTTTGTCGTTATTAATTTCACACTAATCTTCTTTTATTTTATAATTATGTAATATTACTATATATCCTATTATAACAACAAAAAATAATAAAACTAGATACTAGTCACTTTTTTTTAGTGTCTAATATCTAGTTTACAGTTCATAATACAAAAATCATCTTTTCTTTTGCTACTATGTTAAAATTTATCTTACTATTACTGAAACTCCATCTGGTATTATTGATATGCTAGCATCATTACCCTTTATCTTAAATGCTCTTTCAAGTGCTTCTTCAAATGTGAATGCATGCTGCATATGCATTTTTTTTATCATCTGCGGGTCACACATATCTGAAACTAGTATTACAGTAAATTTATCAAGTATCCGTGCAAGTATTTGGAATTCCCATTGATCTGGCGCAGTATCATTTCTTCCAACTTTAATGACCCTATCAAGTACTTCTCGTGGACTACTGGCATTTGCTATATTGTCATAAAAAGACTGACCACCATGTCCATCATTACAAGCAGACACCATAATTATAACACCATTTTCCTTGCAAGTTGCTTCAGCTGCTGTCATGCCTTTTACAGACTGATATATATTTTGATCTAGTGGGTATCCTCCATTAGTTGATATGGCAATATCTGCTTTAACAGCTTTTACAGATGCAAGTTCCATTACAAATTTACATCCGCTAGCATGTGCAAGTTCACTATCTCCTGCAAATGCATTTATAACATTTTTCTCGCTGTCAATAACGACATTTAATATAAATGCTAGCTTAGCTTTTTTCGCAGCATATAACATATCCTTATGAATTGGGTTGTTTAAAAGAACCCCAGAACGTGCATACTCACTTGCTATAAATTCGGAGCAATGATTTGCCATAACTGTCTTTGCTGATGCCACTCCAGGAAGAACACTTTTTCGTCCCCCTGAAAAACCTGCAAAGAAATGTGGTTCTATAAAACCTTCCGAAATTAAAAGTTCGGCTTCCATTGCAACTTTATTAAGTAATAGCTCTCCACCTGAGGGAAGAATTCCAACGCTAACCATATTACTATAATCCTCAGATACATGATTTATTATCACTTCATTATCTACAATTTCCTGTCCAAATTTATTAATCATTTCATCCCTTGTTGTAGGTCTATGAAAACCAGTAGCAATTAATATTGTTATATCAATTTTAGGGTTAGCTGATCTTATTCTCCTA
This window of the Clostridium estertheticum genome carries:
- a CDS encoding molybdopterin-binding protein; its protein translation is MKIVPVEEALGMVLCHDLTKIVPGEFDGVAFKKGHVISEEDIPKMLDIGKKNIYVWEIQEGMIHENEAGERMARAAAGNGIVFTKPSEGKVKLIAKCKGLLKINIKALEKINMIDEAMVATLHTDIVVDEGSVIAGTRIIPLFIEDSKIKQIESICKEEGPIIWVVPLKNMKVGIVTTGSEVYSGRISDKFGPVIKNKINEIGSQVIKQIIVTDSESMIADAINELLTLGVDMVVVTGGMSVDPDDVTPAGIRKAGAKVISYGAPVLPGAMFLMAYMGDIPVLGLPGCVMYNKRTVFDLILPKILAGEKIKRGDITKLGHGGLCVNCEVCDFPTCSFGKC
- the larA gene encoding nickel-dependent lactate racemase, encoding MTKVKIPYSKRFLEIEIPDKNLVAILESKAHDYKVESTQEDIVNKALDNPIGSVKLEELVKGKNNLVLITSDHTRPVPSKVTLPILLRRIRSANPKIDITILIATGFHRPTTRDEMINKFGQEIVDNEVIINHVSEDYSNMVSVGILPSGGELLLNKVAMEAELLISEGFIEPHFFAGFSGGRKSVLPGVASAKTVMANHCSEFIASEYARSGVLLNNPIHKDMLYAAKKAKLAFILNVVIDSEKNVINAFAGDSELAHASGCKFVMELASVKAVKADIAISTNGGYPLDQNIYQSVKGMTAAEATCKENGVIIMVSACNDGHGGQSFYDNIANASSPREVLDRVIKVGRNDTAPDQWEFQILARILDKFTVILVSDMCDPQMIKKMHMQHAFTFEEALERAFKIKGNDASISIIPDGVSVIVR